TCAGCATGCGCCTGAATATAATCGTCCAAGATGCGCTTGGCAGTTTCGTAACTAGGAACCAGCGGGTGCAAGGACAACGCCTGGAGTGCTAATTGATAGGAAGGGGAGAGAGCAGCTTCAATAGTGAGGCGTTCGTACTCCTTTACTTGTTTCATCAGACCTAGAGCATGGTCGGGAATGGAGCCAATCGCGATGGGGCGCACTACGGACTTGCCCAGATAGCAGGTGACTTCTACGACATCCTGTTCCTTCATGCCAGCGATAGCACCACGGTTCGGGACGTTCAGGATGGAAACACCCTGCTGTGCACCGGACAGGCACTCCATCACGCCAAGGGCCACTCCTTCATATCCTTCCTCTTCCACCGCCGATTTCACTATCTCCCTAGCAAATGGCTTGTGGCCGGTCTCTGTGGCCATATACGTCTCACCGCGTTTCACCAGATACGAAATGTAGGCTTCCTGCAATTGTTCTTCTTTGCCCTCATCGCGAAGCCGCTTCAGCTCAGCAAAGAGCCATTCGTTTAGCTCCTGGATTTGCTCTCCGCGCGTTTTCCCAGCAGCCAAGATATGCTGGACCGCCTCCTCAGTGTGGTAATAGAAGTATAAATACTCGTTGGGGATCATGCCCAACGCGGCGATGAAACGAGGGTCAAAGGGCAAGTGAGCAATAGCCTTGCCCCTTTGGCTCAGCATAGCGATGAGTTCCGGCAAGGTGTCCCGCCCTTGAACATAAGCAGCCTTGACCCAGCCAAGGTGGTTGAGTCCAAAATATTCTAAGAAAAGATCTTGCGGTGATACCTGCAGAGCCTTGGCTATTTCTCGCTGCATGGCAGCTGGATTATCGCAGATGCCAACTACTCTCTGGAATCCCGCATGGTTGATGATTGCTTCGGTGATTAAGCCAGAAGGATTGGTGAAATTGATCAGCCAGGATCGGGGAGCCAATTCCTCCATTAGCTTCACGTAGTGGAAAATAACTGGGATAGTGCGCAAAGCCATGGCAAAACCACCAGGACCAGTGGTCTCTTGCCCGAGCACATGGTAACGCAAAGGGATTCTTTCGTCGGCCACGCGGGAACGGATGCCCCCTACGCGAAAAGTAGTTAGTACATAATCAGCGCCCTCGATCGCCTCATGAGCATCTGTCGTCCATATCGTGTGGAAGGAAACCTCTTCCTGGTGCAGTACAGGCTCACAGACCATGCGGATCAATTCAAGGTGCTCGGCATCGACATCCATGAGATACAGGTCGGTAAGATTCAGCTTTTTCTGGCGACGCAAAATCCCCCGTAGCATGAGCGGAGTGCGCACACCCGCTGTGCCAATGATTGTGAGTTTCATATACCTATTTGGTTGCCTCCCCTAATGGGTTGGGAACAA
This Chloroflexota bacterium DNA region includes the following protein-coding sequences:
- a CDS encoding 6-phospho-beta-glucosidase, with protein sequence MKLTIIGTAGVRTPLMLRGILRRQKKLNLTDLYLMDVDAEHLELIRMVCEPVLHQEEVSFHTIWTTDAHEAIEGADYVLTTFRVGGIRSRVADERIPLRYHVLGQETTGPGGFAMALRTIPVIFHYVKLMEELAPRSWLINFTNPSGLITEAIINHAGFQRVVGICDNPAAMQREIAKALQVSPQDLFLEYFGLNHLGWVKAAYVQGRDTLPELIAMLSQRGKAIAHLPFDPRFIAALGMIPNEYLYFYYHTEEAVQHILAAGKTRGEQIQELNEWLFAELKRLRDEGKEEQLQEAYISYLVKRGETYMATETGHKPFAREIVKSAVEEEGYEGVALGVMECLSGAQQGVSILNVPNRGAIAGMKEQDVVEVTCYLGKSVVRPIAIGSIPDHALGLMKQVKEYERLTIEAALSPSYQLALQALSLHPLVPSYETAKRILDDYIQAHADLFPPLH